A genomic segment from Eriocheir sinensis breed Jianghai 21 chromosome 46, ASM2467909v1, whole genome shotgun sequence encodes:
- the LOC126981147 gene encoding gamma-butyrobetaine dioxygenase-like, which yields MKPLQAPTHVVIPFYHAYKLFSDKLRDLSSSLEFSMVPGDLVAFNNRRVLHGRTAFNPTKVDRHLVGCYVDMDEALSKYDLLQAKFHTK from the exons ATGAAGCCCCTCCAAGCTCCCACCCATGTGGTGATACCCTTCTACCATGCTTACAAG CTCTTCTCAGACAAGCTTCGTGACCTTTCAAGCAGTCTAGAGTTCAGCATGGTACCAGGTGACCTAGTGGCTTTCAACAATCGCAGGGTCCTTCATGGTCGTACTGCCTTTAATCCTACCAAAGTGGATAG ACACCTTGTTGGCTGCTATGTTGACATGGATGAAGCCCTCTCCAAATATGATTTGCTCCAGGCCAA ATTTCACACAAAATGA